A single window of Natrinema sp. HArc-T2 DNA harbors:
- a CDS encoding DUF3006 domain-containing protein, which produces MDGTYTGVVDRIEDGEIAIILLEENGQVIEQVDVPVARLPEPAQTDGGVLSVTLEDGDIVSMEYRPDATRDRRESAQEKLDRLSEKLSDREE; this is translated from the coding sequence ATGGACGGGACTTACACTGGCGTTGTCGATCGAATTGAGGACGGTGAGATTGCTATCATCTTGCTCGAGGAGAACGGGCAGGTGATCGAGCAAGTGGATGTCCCTGTGGCTCGATTGCCTGAGCCCGCTCAAACAGACGGTGGTGTGTTGTCGGTTACGCTCGAGGATGGCGACATCGTGTCGATGGAATATCGACCGGACGCCACTCGCGACCGCCGTGAGTCTGCGCAGGAGAAACTGGATCGGTTGTCGGAGAAGTTGTCTGATCGCGAGGAGTGA